From a single Nostoc edaphicum CCNP1411 genomic region:
- a CDS encoding phycobiliprotein lyase: MNIEEFFQLSAGKWFSHRTSQHLAFNQSEHSKSDIIIETLVVDHPEVIKLCQQYKINPSSASCATKITWNGTMDKDQAKHSGSTMLVSIPDADNPTQGKLLREIVDGNKTPVAGRYKFDSDDALILTIEDENIYSEERLWFASPNLRMRVNILKSFGGFSITSFTSEIRMGGFPPAAKTSEAANSVSS; the protein is encoded by the coding sequence ATGAATATTGAAGAGTTTTTTCAGTTAAGTGCTGGTAAATGGTTTTCTCATCGTACTAGTCAACATTTGGCTTTTAACCAATCGGAACATAGCAAGTCAGATATCATCATTGAGACATTGGTAGTAGATCACCCAGAAGTGATCAAACTGTGTCAACAGTACAAAATTAATCCTAGTTCTGCTTCCTGTGCTACCAAAATTACCTGGAACGGGACAATGGACAAGGATCAAGCAAAACACAGTGGTTCAACTATGTTAGTTTCGATACCTGACGCGGATAATCCGACCCAAGGCAAATTGCTGCGAGAAATAGTTGATGGCAATAAAACTCCGGTTGCCGGACGCTATAAATTTGACAGTGATGATGCTTTGATTCTAACTATAGAGGATGAAAACATCTACTCAGAGGAGCGCCTGTGGTTTGCTAGCCCCAATTTGCGGATGCGGGTGAATATCCTCAAGAGTTTTGGTGGATTTAGTATCACTTCCTTCACTTCTGAGATTCGCATGGGTGGATTTCCACCAGCCGCGAAGACTTCGGAAGCGGCTAACTCAGTATCTAGTTAG
- a CDS encoding DUF4174 domain-containing protein: protein MNNSALIAINLLVCIVLSPVSKADIIQHSTNHAIKMSSFNLSHQKWKNRVLLVFAPSIDNHTYQQQMQLLQEHNSGFADRDLVLVQVLSTDESYANKQPIDESSAAKLRDRFEVDKESFRVILVGKDGGMKRSYAKPVQATAIFEEIDAMPMRQQEMQEQGRQ, encoded by the coding sequence ATGAATAATTCAGCATTAATTGCCATTAACCTATTAGTGTGTATAGTACTGTCACCAGTTAGCAAAGCTGATATTATTCAACATTCAACTAATCATGCCATCAAAATGTCTTCATTTAACCTCAGTCACCAAAAATGGAAAAACCGCGTGCTACTAGTTTTTGCACCGTCTATTGATAATCATACCTATCAACAGCAAATGCAACTATTGCAAGAGCATAACAGCGGTTTTGCAGATCGGGATCTAGTCCTAGTTCAGGTTTTATCCACTGATGAAAGCTATGCCAACAAACAGCCAATAGATGAGTCTTCTGCTGCCAAATTACGCGATCGCTTTGAGGTTGACAAAGAAAGTTTTCGTGTGATTTTGGTGGGTAAGGATGGCGGTATGAAGCGCAGTTATGCTAAACCAGTGCAGGCGACAGCAATTTTTGAGGAAATTGACGCTATGCCTATGCGTCAGCAAGAAATGCAAGAGCAAGGTAGACAGTAA
- the folE gene encoding GTP cyclohydrolase I FolE codes for MTLSIRPDLTSADQVLSSLATGQKQTVTEAEMKQAVRTLLIGLGEDPDREGLKDTPKRVMKALQFLTKGYHESLDELLNGAVFTEDANEMVLVRDIDIFSSCEHHILPIIGRAHVAYIPNGKVIGLSKIARVCEMYARRLQVQERLTVQIADALQGLLKPQGVAVVIEATHMCMVMRGVQKPGSWTVTSAMRGVFSEDVRTREEFMNLIRHNSNFH; via the coding sequence ATGACTCTATCGATTCGTCCCGATCTAACTTCTGCTGATCAGGTACTCTCATCTTTAGCGACTGGGCAAAAGCAAACTGTAACAGAAGCCGAAATGAAGCAGGCTGTGCGTACTTTGCTGATTGGATTAGGAGAAGATCCAGACCGCGAAGGACTAAAAGATACTCCAAAAAGGGTAATGAAAGCCTTACAGTTTCTCACAAAAGGATATCATGAATCTTTGGATGAACTGCTAAACGGAGCAGTATTTACAGAAGATGCCAATGAAATGGTATTGGTTCGGGACATCGATATTTTCAGTTCCTGCGAACATCATATTCTGCCGATTATTGGTCGTGCTCATGTTGCTTACATTCCAAATGGGAAAGTAATAGGACTATCTAAGATTGCCCGTGTTTGCGAAATGTATGCACGACGTTTACAAGTTCAAGAACGTCTGACTGTGCAAATTGCTGACGCCTTACAAGGATTACTTAAACCCCAAGGCGTTGCAGTGGTAATAGAAGCAACCCACATGTGTATGGTAATGCGTGGTGTGCAAAAACCCGGTTCTTGGACTGTTACTAGTGCAATGCGCGGCGTTTTTTCAGAAGATGTGCGGACTCGCGAGGAATTTATGAATTTGATCCGACACAATTCTAATTTTCATTAA
- the cobJ gene encoding precorrin-3B C(17)-methyltransferase produces the protein MMKVAPAIVVLGQNSVTVAHKIISVLPGATLYGLEGRTSGVDVSFTNFGETLRDLFVQGRPLIGICAAGILIRTLAPVLSDKRQEPPVLAVAEDGSAVVPLLGGLGGVNDLARRIAEALDVKAAITTTGDLRLGTTLLSPPPGYHLANPDDAKKFISDLLAGAQVKLEGIAPWLSDSKLPIDPKGDLTIQVTERLVTPTANCLVYHPATIAIAISDTIGYKDNAVALVQQLLADAALERTSVAGIFAPITAAADPTIHALASAFKVPAHFFTPNQLESLLSQGYSPAQAAAIAATGTSPLSPSPHIAIAIASQPIDSNTIGQPRGRLAIIGTGPGGSQWMSPEVKEILKSATDLVGYKTYLDLVGSLADGKQRHESDNREEEARAKMALDLAASGRYVAVVSSGDPGIYAMATAVFEVCDRYAKPEWDTIDIHVAPGISAMQAAAAAIGAPLGHDFCAISLSDILKPWAAIEQRIAAAAEADFVIAFYNPVSKERTWQLAEARNILLRHRTPDTPVVLARNLGRPGQMVKAIALDQLAPETADMRTIIIVGSTKTRTIRRNDGSIWVYTPRRYTDLNPL, from the coding sequence ATGATGAAGGTTGCACCCGCCATTGTAGTACTAGGTCAAAATAGCGTCACAGTAGCACACAAAATAATCAGCGTCTTACCAGGAGCGACGTTATACGGTTTAGAGGGTCGCACATCTGGGGTTGATGTCAGCTTCACGAATTTTGGCGAGACGTTGCGCGATTTATTTGTCCAGGGAAGGCCGCTGATTGGCATTTGTGCCGCCGGTATTTTAATTAGGACGCTAGCTCCTGTACTCTCCGATAAACGACAGGAACCACCAGTGCTAGCTGTGGCTGAAGATGGTAGCGCTGTTGTTCCCCTCTTGGGTGGACTTGGTGGGGTAAACGATTTGGCACGCCGCATTGCCGAAGCCCTTGATGTCAAAGCTGCAATTACCACTACCGGCGATTTACGTTTGGGTACAACCCTGTTGTCTCCTCCCCCTGGATACCATTTAGCAAACCCAGACGATGCGAAGAAATTTATCTCAGATTTGCTGGCGGGGGCGCAAGTAAAGCTAGAAGGAATAGCACCTTGGTTGAGCGATAGTAAACTGCCTATAGACCCAAAGGGAGATTTGACTATCCAAGTTACGGAACGTTTGGTGACTCCTACAGCCAACTGTCTTGTTTACCACCCAGCAACGATCGCGATCGCAATTAGTGACACTATTGGCTATAAAGATAATGCAGTCGCTTTAGTACAGCAGCTACTAGCTGATGCTGCACTCGAAAGAACATCAGTCGCCGGGATATTTGCACCCATCACCGCCGCTGCCGATCCCACAATCCATGCCCTAGCTAGTGCCTTCAAAGTGCCTGCCCACTTTTTCACCCCAAATCAGTTAGAAAGTCTACTTTCACAAGGTTATAGCCCCGCCCAAGCCGCAGCGATCGCCGCCACAGGCACATCCCCCTTATCTCCATCTCCCCACATTGCGATCGCCATTGCCTCCCAACCAATTGACTCTAATACCATTGGTCAGCCACGCGGACGGTTAGCAATTATTGGCACGGGCCCCGGTGGTTCGCAATGGATGTCTCCAGAAGTGAAGGAGATACTCAAGTCGGCAACTGACCTAGTGGGTTATAAGACTTATTTAGATTTAGTGGGTTCTCTGGCTGATGGCAAGCAACGACATGAGTCCGACAACCGCGAAGAAGAAGCACGGGCGAAGATGGCTCTTGATTTGGCCGCATCTGGGCGATATGTAGCTGTAGTTTCATCTGGCGACCCAGGTATCTATGCAATGGCAACAGCGGTTTTTGAAGTATGCGATCGCTATGCTAAACCCGAATGGGACACTATCGACATTCATGTGGCACCAGGTATTTCCGCTATGCAAGCAGCAGCAGCAGCCATTGGTGCGCCCCTTGGACATGACTTTTGTGCTATTTCCCTCTCTGACATCTTGAAGCCTTGGGCTGCGATCGAACAACGAATTGCCGCTGCTGCTGAAGCTGATTTCGTCATTGCTTTCTACAATCCTGTTTCCAAAGAGCGTACCTGGCAACTGGCAGAAGCGAGAAATATTTTGCTGCGACATAGGACACCGGATACACCAGTAGTATTGGCACGAAATCTCGGCAGACCAGGACAGATGGTGAAAGCGATCGCACTTGACCAGTTAGCCCCAGAAACCGCCGATATGCGGACAATTATTATTGTTGGTTCCACAAAAACCCGAACCATCAGGCGCAACGATGGTAGTATCTGGGTTTATACGCCACGTCGCTATACCGATTTAAATCCACTTTAA
- a CDS encoding mobilization protein, protein MPTIHLVDGEKGGVGKSLFTRTMIQYCLDKKIPFVPVDTDRSNPDVAEVYKNICKYAVFSENERQADKADKIFEWAIEKPVIVNLPAQSHRAVQGWIDSNQLIELGSSQGVMFCKWFVSTGGYDSINLFAQSVNTYGEIIPHILVRNLGLCDDWEHIESDSNFQKIVEKYKIKVIDFPKLAYKERNIIDQNRLTFAEAREYKEFGIIGRQRVMNFLKLAYGAFERVGIWYEKVE, encoded by the coding sequence ATGCCGACGATTCATTTGGTAGATGGTGAAAAAGGCGGGGTAGGGAAATCTCTCTTTACCAGAACAATGATTCAGTATTGTCTGGATAAGAAAATCCCGTTTGTACCAGTGGACACAGATAGGTCGAATCCAGATGTAGCAGAAGTGTATAAGAATATATGTAAGTATGCTGTGTTTAGTGAGAATGAACGACAGGCAGATAAGGCAGATAAAATATTTGAGTGGGCGATAGAAAAGCCAGTAATTGTAAATTTACCCGCACAATCGCATAGAGCAGTACAAGGGTGGATTGATTCTAATCAATTAATTGAACTAGGGAGTTCGCAGGGAGTGATGTTTTGCAAATGGTTTGTATCGACAGGAGGATACGACAGCATTAACCTGTTTGCTCAATCAGTAAATACATACGGTGAGATAATCCCTCATATTCTGGTGAGAAATTTAGGGCTGTGTGATGACTGGGAACATATAGAGTCAGATTCAAACTTTCAGAAAATAGTAGAAAAATATAAGATAAAAGTCATAGATTTCCCGAAGTTAGCATATAAAGAAAGAAACATAATTGACCAAAATCGACTGACGTTTGCGGAGGCGAGAGAGTATAAAGAATTTGGGATAATTGGGAGACAGAGAGTGATGAATTTTCTGAAGCTTGCTTATGGTGCTTTTGAGAGAGTAGGTATCTGGTATGAAAAAGTTGAATAG